In the genome of Cupriavidus taiwanensis, the window ATCCCGAGAAACGCGACGAAGCAACCGACTGAACTGGGCGGAACAACCGCTGTGCAGTGCCCGAAGAACGAAGGAAAGCGCTCAGTTACGGCAAGAGTGTTATGCGACGCGGGTTAGGCCTCCGAGCTTAGGCGCTGCTTGTGGCTAAGGGCGACGCCGCCCTGTCCCCGGAACCAAGCAGTACACGGCCGGCGTGGCTTTCTACAGCCGACCTGAAGAAACGCTGAAACTTTCTGTCAGTCCCTTCAAATCAAATCGGAATCCGGGTGCTCGTTAGCACTTCCTTGAGCGTCATGAAGGAACGGAGTTGCCGTACACCCGGCAGGTATAGAAGTTGCTCGGAATGCAGTCTGTTAAAGCTTTCGCTATCCCGAGTCCGGACCATCATGAAATAGTCGAACTCCCCAGCTACTACATGGCATTCCATGCAGCCTGTGACTTTTCTCGCGGCCGCCTCAAACTTCGCAAAGGACTCGGGAGTGGCACGTTCCAGGACCACGCCAATCAATACCAGCATGCCAGCCCTTAGCTTCACCGGATTCAGCAACGCCACGATGCCACGGATGAGGCCAGTCCTCTTAAGTCGTTCAACGCGCCGAGAGCACGCCGGCGGACTTAGATTGAGATGCGCTGCCAGCGCCAGGTTTGAGATTGATGCATCTTGCTGCATGGCTCTCAAGATGGCCTTGTCGATACCATCTAGTGTATCAACGCTTACCTTAGATTGGTCGGTTGTGTGAAATTTTGTTGTTCCCATAGGTTTCATACGAGAAAAATTGAAGTCAATTCTTTTTATGGTGCTCAAATTGGGTGAGCTTTGCAAGAGTGCCGCGTGCTTTCCATTTTTTGGAATGAAGTTCGTTTGAAAACATGAGAATGGGAAATGATCCAAGAGAGGCACGTGTCCCTTAATTATCCCCCACGAGTACAACTT includes:
- a CDS encoding Lrp/AsnC family transcriptional regulator, encoding MGTTKFHTTDQSKVSVDTLDGIDKAILRAMQQDASISNLALAAHLNLSPPACSRRVERLKRTGLIRGIVALLNPVKLRAGMLVLIGVVLERATPESFAKFEAAARKVTGCMECHVVAGEFDYFMMVRTRDSESFNRLHSEQLLYLPGVRQLRSFMTLKEVLTSTRIPI